One window of the Candidatus Chryseobacterium colombiense genome contains the following:
- a CDS encoding ribonuclease Z translates to MSTYLTILGFNSAIPTVNTSPTAQLLEMEERSFLIDCGEGTQVQLRKAKARFSKINHIFISHLHGDHCFGLPGLIASFRLLGRENPLHVYGPKGIKNMLETIFSITETHRGFEVVYHELDKSVSEKIYEDNRVEVYTIPLDHRIYCNGYLFKEKPKERHLNMKEIAKYSEIETCDYHNIKAGKDFVLSDGYVLKNEILTVAPAPSVSYAFCSDTRYLESVIPIIKDVTVLYHESTFLHDLKEMADYTGHSTALEAATIAQKANVGKLILGHFSNRYGDLTVFTDEARTVFANSFLPKALEVVKI, encoded by the coding sequence TTGAGTACTTATTTAACGATATTAGGTTTTAACTCGGCGATACCTACAGTGAATACTTCACCTACCGCTCAGTTGCTGGAAATGGAAGAAAGAAGTTTCCTGATCGATTGTGGTGAAGGAACCCAGGTTCAGCTCAGGAAAGCCAAAGCCAGGTTTTCAAAAATCAATCATATTTTCATTTCGCATCTTCATGGCGATCACTGTTTCGGTTTGCCCGGACTGATTGCTTCGTTCCGATTGTTGGGAAGAGAAAATCCGTTGCATGTATATGGTCCTAAAGGGATTAAAAATATGCTGGAAACCATTTTTTCCATTACAGAAACCCACAGAGGATTTGAAGTGGTGTATCATGAACTTGATAAGTCGGTTTCTGAGAAAATTTATGAGGACAATAGAGTAGAAGTATATACTATTCCGCTGGATCACAGAATTTACTGTAATGGTTATCTTTTTAAAGAAAAACCGAAGGAACGCCATCTGAATATGAAGGAGATTGCAAAATACAGCGAGATCGAAACATGCGATTATCATAATATAAAGGCAGGAAAAGATTTCGTATTAAGTGATGGTTATGTACTGAAAAATGAAATCCTGACTGTGGCTCCGGCTCCGTCTGTTTCGTATGCTTTTTGCAGTGATACAAGATATCTGGAAAGTGTAATTCCTATTATTAAAGATGTAACGGTTTTATACCATGAGTCTACCTTTTTGCATGATCTGAAGGAAATGGCAGATTATACAGGACATTCAACGGCTTTGGAAGCGGCAACTATTGCTCAGAAAGCCAATGTCGGAAAATTGATTTTGGGGCATTTTTCTAACCGATACGGAGATCTGACTGTATTTACAGATGAAGCAAGAACAGTATTTGCCAATTCATTTTTACCGAAAGCTTTGGAGGTAGTGAAAATTTAA
- the rdgB gene encoding RdgB/HAM1 family non-canonical purine NTP pyrophosphatase, with protein MELLVATHNIHKKEEIQQILGNEFVVKSLTDYDIHDEIIEDGDSFNANALIKAKYCFEKTGIPSLGDDSGLVVESLDGRPGIFSARYAGDHDFSKNIEKVLSEMEGVENRKAYFITVLCYYDGNGAQYFDGRVHGNLLTENKGYKGFGYDPIFVPEGYNMTFAEMEPEAKNKISHRKQALDLFLDFLKVKK; from the coding sequence ATGGAATTATTAGTAGCAACACATAACATACATAAAAAGGAAGAAATCCAGCAGATTTTAGGAAATGAATTTGTGGTAAAAAGTCTTACAGATTATGATATTCACGATGAAATTATAGAAGACGGAGATTCTTTCAATGCCAATGCTCTGATTAAAGCTAAATATTGTTTCGAAAAAACCGGAATTCCGAGTTTAGGTGACGACAGTGGTTTGGTGGTTGAATCCTTAGACGGAAGACCCGGGATTTTTTCAGCACGTTATGCAGGAGATCATGATTTTTCGAAGAATATTGAAAAAGTTCTGAGTGAAATGGAAGGTGTTGAAAATAGAAAAGCTTATTTTATTACGGTTTTATGCTATTATGACGGAAACGGTGCTCAGTATTTCGACGGAAGAGTACACGGCAATCTTCTCACGGAAAATAAAGGATATAAAGGTTTCGGATATGATCCTATTTTTGTACCTGAAGGATACAATATGACATTTGCTGAAATGGAACCTGAAGCGAAAAATAAAATCAGTCACAGAAAACAGGCACTGGATTTGTTCTTAGATTTCCTGAAAGTGAAAAAATAA
- a CDS encoding peptide chain release factor 3 codes for MSDLIKEIEKRKTFGIISHPDAGKTTLTEKLLLFGGAIQEAGAVKSNKIKKGATSDFMEIERQRGISVATSVLAFEYRDHKINILDTPGHKDFAEDTYRTLTAVDSVIVVIDVAKGVEEQTEKLVQVCRMRNIPMLVFINKLDREGKDAFDLLDEVEQKLGLTVCPLSLPIGMGSDFQGIYNIWENNIQLFLEEKKQKVGEAIKFDDINDASIDEVIGEKAAATLREELDLVQSVYPEFNREDYMKGDLQPVFFGSALNNFGVRELLDAFIDIAPMPQPKESDTRLVKPEESTFTGFVFKIHANMDPKHRDRLAFVKIVSGTFKRNENYLLVREGKKMKFSSPNAFFADKKEVVDESFPGDIVGLHDTGSFRIGDTLTGGEKLSFKGIPSFSPEHFRYINNNDPLKAKQLAKGIDQLMDEGVAQLFTLEMNNRKIIGTVGALQYEVIQYRLEHEYGAKCTYEPLSMHKACWVEADEKSDEFKEFARLKQRFLARDKYNQLVFLADSSFTIHMTQEKFPNVKLHFISEFRNA; via the coding sequence ATGTCAGACTTAATCAAAGAAATAGAAAAAAGAAAAACCTTCGGGATTATCTCTCACCCCGATGCCGGAAAAACCACGTTGACGGAGAAGTTACTCCTTTTCGGGGGCGCGATTCAGGAAGCAGGTGCGGTAAAATCCAACAAGATAAAAAAAGGAGCTACCTCCGACTTCATGGAAATTGAAAGACAGAGAGGAATCTCCGTGGCAACTTCCGTGTTGGCTTTTGAATACAGAGATCACAAAATTAACATTCTGGATACGCCGGGTCACAAGGATTTTGCTGAAGATACGTACAGAACTTTAACTGCCGTAGATTCCGTAATCGTTGTTATCGACGTTGCAAAAGGGGTTGAGGAACAGACTGAAAAATTGGTTCAGGTTTGCAGAATGAGAAACATCCCCATGTTGGTTTTCATCAATAAGCTTGACCGTGAAGGTAAAGATGCTTTCGATTTGCTGGATGAAGTGGAACAGAAATTAGGATTAACAGTTTGTCCGCTTTCTTTACCGATCGGTATGGGAAGTGATTTCCAGGGAATTTACAACATCTGGGAAAACAACATTCAATTGTTTTTAGAAGAGAAAAAACAGAAAGTTGGAGAAGCGATTAAGTTTGATGATATTAACGATGCTTCCATCGATGAAGTGATCGGTGAAAAAGCAGCTGCTACTTTAAGAGAAGAATTAGATCTTGTTCAATCTGTCTATCCTGAATTTAACCGTGAAGATTATATGAAGGGTGATTTACAGCCGGTTTTCTTTGGTTCTGCCTTAAATAATTTTGGAGTCCGTGAATTACTCGATGCTTTTATTGACATTGCTCCGATGCCTCAGCCAAAAGAAAGTGACACTCGTCTTGTGAAGCCTGAAGAAAGCACTTTCACTGGATTTGTTTTCAAGATCCACGCCAATATGGACCCGAAACACAGAGACCGTTTAGCTTTCGTAAAAATTGTTTCAGGAACTTTCAAAAGAAACGAAAATTATCTGTTGGTAAGAGAAGGAAAGAAAATGAAGTTCTCTTCACCGAATGCATTCTTTGCTGATAAAAAAGAAGTGGTAGACGAAAGTTTTCCCGGAGATATTGTAGGTCTTCACGATACAGGAAGTTTCAGGATCGGTGACACTTTAACAGGTGGTGAAAAACTAAGTTTCAAAGGTATTCCAAGCTTCTCTCCGGAACATTTCAGATATATCAACAATAATGATCCATTAAAGGCAAAACAATTGGCAAAAGGTATCGATCAGTTGATGGATGAAGGTGTTGCTCAGTTGTTTACACTTGAAATGAATAACAGAAAGATCATCGGAACAGTAGGAGCACTTCAGTACGAAGTTATCCAATATCGTTTAGAGCATGAATATGGTGCAAAATGTACTTATGAACCACTTTCTATGCACAAAGCGTGTTGGGTAGAAGCTGATGAAAAATCAGATGAATTTAAAGAATTTGCGAGATTGAAGCAGAGATTCCTGGCAAGAGATAAATACAACCAGTTGGTTTTCTTAGCTGACTCTTCTTTCACGATTCACATGACACAGGAGAAGTTCCCGAATGTGAAGCTTCATTTTATCAGTGAGTTTAGGAATGCTTAA
- a CDS encoding DUF1003 domain-containing protein — MKKYNERAEFLEKIANGIIWWIGSIPSLIVHTLFFIISFLLPILHIVEFDKMLLILTTVVSLEAIYLAIFIQMSVNKSHEKIEDIQEDIEDIQEDIEEISEDIEEINEDIEDIQEDIEEINEDEDDEDHSERAKAVMLKSNVNSNKNEIKSLKDKIQELQNMIDELKKD; from the coding sequence ATGAAAAAATATAATGAACGAGCAGAGTTTTTAGAAAAGATTGCGAATGGAATCATTTGGTGGATCGGTTCTATTCCGTCTCTTATTGTACATACCTTATTTTTTATAATTTCATTTCTTCTTCCGATACTGCATATTGTAGAATTTGATAAAATGCTTCTTATTCTCACTACGGTTGTTTCTTTAGAGGCTATTTATCTTGCGATTTTCATTCAGATGTCAGTTAATAAAAGTCACGAAAAAATAGAAGACATCCAGGAAGATATTGAAGACATTCAGGAAGATATTGAAGAAATTAGTGAGGATATTGAGGAAATTAATGAAGACATTGAAGATATTCAGGAAGATATTGAAGAGATCAATGAAGATGAAGATGATGAAGACCACAGTGAAAGAGCTAAGGCAGTGATGCTGAAGAGTAATGTCAATTCAAATAAAAATGAAATCAAATCTTTAAAAGATAAAATACAGGAGCTTCAGAATATGATTGATGAACTTAAAAAAGATTAA
- a CDS encoding choice-of-anchor L domain-containing protein, producing the protein MLNYRLKNYFKISFALFFFFSIISYAQKRIPNAKEKIPINAKAGDYIDVNVAPYPESNYTITQLVNDVLVGNSGGCSGSNISNVSVSPNQPLSNNNRFWGYFNKATSNFPFSKGIILSTGFARRGGNAVESGVLSDSNGGGSDADLIAATGVTTTINNAGVLEFDFVPTSNQMKFNYIFASEEYTGSFPCPPFQYDDAFALLLKPNTPGSTYTNLAILPGGAGPVSVPNILPASFSCGPVNGQYFGSLTPNATNFNGITAKLTAVATVIPGQSYHIKMVIADARDSIYNSAVFLEAGSFDIGIKLVDSNGVALPASINVCDNAPQTLVAQVSGVTGATYQWYKDGVLIPGATSATYVATSPGVYTVKVIIPGNTCPVEAKVTIVGGTTPTAQNATLKLCTTPAVSTFNLNDAKPLISTTTGAVFKFYVNQADAVAQNGNYIPDASLASYNGTDGQVLYVVVSNGGFCSKMVTLTLRKEATPVAQLVATKTKICLGESVTLTASNGVTYQWVSGLSGTNPVQTVSPKQTTTYSVYAIGAQGCKSLQPATVTVEVVPALASNLSGGMICQGDQITLDAGAGPNYAYLWNTGATTQTISVATPGTYSVIIDNGVCTNVYKTDVIRAIVPEIVKVDYNESGTLVVTANNPSNGPLEYSADNGVTWQNSNVFTNIPKNIVVSIRVRVKKTSCVGVLEYFTFIMKNVITPNGDNVNDMIDFRGISNYNSFKAVISDRYGREVYKSEKVRPYWDGLFQGKKLPTASYWYQVTFEDPATKQIVVKTGWIMLKNIE; encoded by the coding sequence ATGTTAAATTATAGATTGAAAAATTACTTTAAAATTAGTTTTGCTCTGTTTTTCTTTTTTAGCATTATTTCTTATGCTCAGAAGAGAATTCCTAATGCAAAGGAAAAAATTCCGATTAATGCCAAGGCAGGAGATTATATTGATGTGAATGTCGCGCCTTATCCGGAGAGTAATTATACGATTACACAATTAGTGAATGATGTATTGGTTGGAAATTCCGGAGGATGTTCGGGTTCTAACATTTCAAATGTTTCGGTGAGTCCGAATCAGCCACTTAGTAATAATAACCGATTTTGGGGATACTTTAATAAAGCAACTTCCAATTTCCCTTTTTCTAAAGGTATTATTTTGTCAACAGGTTTTGCAAGAAGAGGAGGGAATGCTGTAGAAAGTGGTGTACTCAGTGATTCAAATGGTGGTGGAAGTGATGCGGATCTTATCGCGGCTACTGGGGTGACAACAACAATTAACAATGCAGGAGTTTTAGAATTTGATTTTGTACCTACAAGTAATCAAATGAAATTTAACTATATTTTCGCTTCAGAAGAATATACAGGAAGCTTTCCTTGTCCTCCATTTCAGTATGATGATGCCTTTGCTTTATTGTTAAAGCCTAACACACCGGGGTCAACTTATACCAATTTAGCGATTTTACCGGGAGGTGCAGGGCCAGTTTCTGTTCCTAATATTCTTCCTGCAAGTTTTTCATGCGGACCTGTTAATGGACAATATTTTGGTTCCTTAACTCCTAATGCAACCAATTTTAACGGTATTACTGCAAAGCTTACAGCGGTAGCAACAGTGATTCCGGGGCAATCTTACCATATAAAAATGGTAATAGCAGATGCTCGTGATAGTATCTATAATTCTGCCGTATTTCTTGAGGCGGGATCTTTTGATATCGGTATTAAGCTGGTTGATAGTAACGGAGTGGCTTTACCTGCAAGTATCAACGTGTGTGATAACGCTCCTCAGACTTTGGTGGCTCAGGTTTCAGGTGTTACTGGAGCAACTTATCAATGGTATAAAGATGGAGTATTGATACCGGGTGCAACAAGTGCAACTTATGTGGCAACATCGCCTGGTGTTTATACAGTTAAGGTGATTATTCCTGGGAATACTTGTCCTGTTGAAGCAAAAGTAACGATTGTAGGTGGTACAACTCCAACAGCACAAAATGCTACCTTGAAACTTTGTACAACGCCGGCTGTAAGTACATTTAATTTAAATGATGCTAAACCTTTAATAAGTACAACGACAGGTGCGGTTTTTAAATTTTATGTAAATCAGGCAGATGCAGTAGCTCAAAATGGTAATTATATTCCTGATGCAAGTTTGGCAAGTTATAACGGGACAGATGGACAAGTTCTGTATGTTGTAGTTTCAAACGGAGGTTTCTGTAGTAAAATGGTTACCTTAACATTGAGAAAAGAAGCTACGCCTGTTGCTCAGTTAGTGGCTACAAAAACAAAGATATGTTTAGGGGAATCTGTTACTTTAACAGCTTCTAACGGGGTAACTTATCAATGGGTGAGTGGGTTGTCAGGAACAAATCCTGTACAAACGGTTTCTCCAAAGCAGACCACAACGTATTCTGTATATGCAATCGGAGCACAGGGATGTAAATCATTACAACCTGCTACTGTTACGGTAGAAGTGGTTCCGGCTCTTGCTTCCAATCTATCTGGAGGAATGATCTGTCAAGGTGATCAGATAACATTGGATGCTGGTGCAGGTCCTAATTATGCTTATCTATGGAATACCGGAGCTACAACACAAACAATTTCCGTAGCGACGCCTGGAACGTACTCTGTAATCATAGATAATGGTGTTTGTACAAACGTTTATAAGACAGACGTTATTAGAGCAATTGTTCCTGAAATTGTAAAAGTAGATTATAATGAAAGTGGTACATTAGTTGTTACGGCAAATAACCCAAGTAATGGGCCGCTAGAATATTCTGCGGATAATGGAGTAACTTGGCAGAATTCCAATGTATTTACCAATATTCCTAAAAATATAGTTGTTTCTATTCGCGTAAGAGTTAAGAAAACAAGTTGTGTTGGAGTTTTGGAATACTTTACATTCATCATGAAAAATGTAATTACTCCAAACGGGGATAATGTAAATGATATGATTGACTTTAGAGGAATAAGTAATTATAATAGTTTTAAAGCAGTTATTTCAGACCGATACGGAAGAGAAGTTTACAAATCTGAAAAAGTAAGACCATATTGGGATGGTTTATTCCAGGGGAAAAAACTTCCTACAGCTTCTTACTGGTATCAGGTGACTTTTGAAGATCCTGCCACCAAGCAGATTGTTGTAAAAACAGGCTGGATTATGTTGAAAAATATCGAATAA
- a CDS encoding CPBP family intramembrane metalloprotease → MEVSRYPKYTFTWLGGLVLLGGYIFGSIIIGGVMVFWDLIFKESIQNKDWFVMVANAVVFISMIAAFDFLIVRPTTQKKLNFNFSPTNFYTYLLIFPMMIGMMFIGEFITAQIPTTGPFFGEYYKFFEQLMSKLTDDPVIMIITAVIMAPVFEEIVFRGIIQKGLVNAGIKPWKAILFSSIVFGLVHANPWQFVGAALLGCVLGLVYYKTKSLLLPMLLHAFNNLCSSILVFYTKTESFADAFKVSEWMIAIIGIVLFSLFYYLFMKKYKVHYSEI, encoded by the coding sequence ATGGAAGTGAGCAGATATCCGAAATATACATTCACATGGCTGGGTGGACTTGTTTTGTTGGGTGGGTATATTTTCGGAAGTATTATCATTGGAGGTGTAATGGTGTTTTGGGATCTGATATTTAAAGAAAGTATTCAGAATAAAGATTGGTTTGTAATGGTAGCAAATGCAGTTGTTTTTATTTCTATGATTGCTGCTTTTGATTTTTTAATTGTAAGGCCGACTACTCAGAAAAAGCTTAATTTCAATTTTTCACCGACTAATTTCTATACGTATCTCCTTATTTTCCCTATGATGATCGGGATGATGTTTATCGGTGAATTTATAACCGCCCAGATTCCTACTACAGGGCCATTTTTTGGAGAATACTATAAATTTTTTGAGCAGCTTATGAGTAAGCTTACTGACGATCCTGTGATTATGATCATCACGGCTGTTATTATGGCTCCGGTTTTTGAAGAAATTGTTTTCAGAGGAATTATTCAGAAAGGATTGGTAAATGCAGGAATTAAGCCTTGGAAAGCTATTCTTTTCTCATCGATTGTTTTTGGATTAGTACATGCCAATCCGTGGCAGTTTGTAGGAGCTGCTTTATTGGGTTGTGTTTTAGGTTTGGTATATTATAAGACCAAATCGCTTTTGCTTCCCATGCTTTTGCACGCATTTAATAATTTGTGTTCTTCCATTTTGGTATTTTATACCAAGACCGAAAGTTTTGCAGATGCTTTTAAAGTTTCTGAATGGATGATAGCAATAATCGGGATTGTTCTTTTTTCTTTGTTTTATTATTTATTTATGAAAAAGTACAAAGTGCATTACTCGGAGATTTAG
- a CDS encoding MFS transporter, translating into MDNLVNRSENVNLSLITYVCFTFVGYFIIGLSLSVLPIFINKSLGFSLVIAGLVISLQYVSTFFLRAYSGKIIDGRGPKPAVLFSMISFSLTGIFLMIAYYFKFSPYLSLSFLVITRLLTGCAEGMIGASPINWAIMAVGETHTAKIISYNGVASYGALAIGASLGVTIEHEFGLYGIGVLSIILGILGFLYAKTKENKTNTHPQESQSFWKVLGKVAPFGVCLALGGIGFASISTFITLYYNHFHWNNGALCLSVFGGLFVVGRLIFNNVINNYGGIKVAIVCLLVETIGLLIIAFASNPEIALMGAGVTGLGFSLIFPALGVVAIKSVSPSSQGSALAGYGLFIDLSLGVAGPLIGGVADIYGMSYIFPFSAGMVFIGLGLAYLLKRKSSL; encoded by the coding sequence ATGGATAATTTAGTAAATCGGTCAGAGAATGTTAACTTATCCTTGATTACTTATGTATGTTTTACTTTTGTAGGATATTTCATCATAGGGTTATCTCTCTCTGTTCTTCCGATCTTTATTAATAAAAGTTTAGGATTTAGCTTAGTAATTGCAGGATTGGTCATCAGTCTGCAATATGTTTCTACTTTTTTTCTGAGAGCGTATTCTGGGAAAATCATTGACGGAAGAGGTCCTAAACCCGCTGTTTTATTTAGTATGATCAGTTTTTCTTTAACCGGAATTTTCCTGATGATTGCTTATTATTTTAAATTTTCTCCCTATCTAAGTCTTTCTTTTTTGGTTATTACCCGTTTACTGACGGGCTGTGCAGAAGGAATGATCGGTGCAAGTCCCATCAACTGGGCAATCATGGCAGTAGGTGAAACGCACACCGCAAAAATCATTTCCTATAATGGTGTTGCATCTTATGGAGCATTGGCAATCGGAGCTTCTTTGGGCGTTACCATTGAACATGAATTCGGCCTTTATGGCATTGGAGTTCTTTCCATTATTCTGGGAATTTTAGGATTTCTTTATGCTAAAACCAAAGAAAATAAAACAAACACCCATCCTCAGGAATCCCAATCTTTCTGGAAAGTATTGGGAAAAGTAGCGCCTTTTGGAGTGTGTCTGGCTTTAGGAGGAATCGGTTTTGCCTCTATCTCCACATTCATTACTTTATATTACAATCACTTTCACTGGAATAATGGAGCTTTATGTTTAAGCGTTTTCGGAGGCTTATTTGTTGTCGGAAGACTTATTTTCAACAATGTAATTAATAATTACGGGGGAATAAAGGTCGCAATTGTCTGCCTTCTGGTAGAAACGATCGGACTTTTGATCATTGCTTTTGCCTCCAATCCGGAAATCGCTCTTATGGGAGCGGGAGTTACAGGTTTAGGATTTTCATTAATTTTTCCTGCGTTAGGCGTTGTCGCTATTAAAAGCGTTTCACCTTCAAGTCAGGGTTCAGCATTGGCAGGATATGGGCTTTTTATTGATCTTTCATTAGGCGTTGCCGGACCATTAATTGGAGGGGTTGCAGATATTTATGGGATGAGTTACATTTTCCCTTTCAGTGCCGGAATGGTTTTCATTGGTTTGGGATTGGCTTATTTGCTGAAAAGAAAATCCAGTTTATAA
- a CDS encoding TIGR02757 family protein, producing MSFEELKSFLDEKADQYNQVDFIENDPIQIPHRFSLKQDIEIAGFLAATISWGNRKSILKSAEKMLDVMGNSPYDFVLNHSEKDLKILQDKSIHRTFNGEDFGYFIKQFHRIYKENESLENLFKTNDLEFNFQHGIERFRQNFLGAEKHRSHKHVSSPYKNSSAKRIIMFLRWMVRKDKRGVDFGIWQNVDQRFLSIPLDVHTGNISRKLGLVVRTQNDWKTVEELDIAIRKFDDKDPAKYDFALFGLGVTKELL from the coding sequence TTGAGTTTTGAAGAACTGAAAAGTTTTCTTGATGAAAAAGCAGATCAATACAATCAGGTTGATTTTATTGAGAATGATCCCATTCAGATTCCGCATCGTTTTTCCTTGAAGCAGGATATTGAAATTGCGGGTTTCTTGGCAGCCACGATCTCTTGGGGAAACAGAAAATCTATCCTTAAATCAGCTGAAAAAATGCTGGATGTTATGGGGAATTCTCCCTATGATTTTGTACTAAATCATTCTGAGAAAGATTTGAAAATTCTTCAGGATAAAAGTATTCATCGTACCTTTAACGGAGAGGATTTTGGATATTTTATAAAGCAGTTCCATAGAATTTACAAGGAAAACGAAAGTTTGGAAAATTTATTTAAAACCAATGATTTGGAATTTAATTTTCAACACGGGATCGAAAGGTTCCGGCAAAATTTTTTAGGAGCTGAAAAACACAGGAGTCATAAGCATGTAAGTTCACCCTACAAAAATTCATCAGCAAAAAGAATTATTATGTTTTTGCGCTGGATGGTCAGAAAAGACAAACGTGGAGTAGACTTCGGGATCTGGCAAAATGTGGATCAGAGATTTTTATCCATTCCTCTGGATGTGCATACCGGAAATATATCCAGAAAATTAGGTTTGGTGGTAAGAACGCAAAATGACTGGAAAACGGTAGAAGAATTAGATATTGCAATTCGTAAGTTTGACGATAAAGATCCTGCAAAGTATGATTTTGCATTGTTTGGTTTAGGGGTTACAAAAGAATTATTATAA